The Kluyvera intermedia genome window below encodes:
- the mpl gene encoding UDP-N-acetylmuramate:L-alanyl-gamma-D-glutamyl-meso-diaminopimelate ligase encodes MRIHILGICGTFMGGLAMLARSLGHEVTGSDANVYPPMSTLLEKQGIDLIQGYDASQLDSQPDLVIIGNAMTRGNPCVEAVLEKNIPYMSGPQWLHDFVLRDRWVVAIAGTHGKTTTAGMATWILEACGYKPGFVIGGLPGNFDVSARLGDSPFFVIEADEYDCAFFDKRSKFVHYCPRTLVLNNLEFDHADIFDDLKAIQKQFHHLVRIVPGQGRIILPENDANLKQVMAMGCWSEQELVGEQGHWQAKKLNTDASEWEVLLDGEKVGEVKWGLVGEHNMHNGLMAIAAARHVGVLPADAANALGGFINARRRLELRGEANGVCVYDDFAHHPTAILATLQALRGKVGGTAKIIAVLEPRSNTMKMGVCKDDLAPSLGRADEVFLLQPQHIPWQVAEVAEACVQPAHWSADVDVLADMVIKNAEPGDHILVMSNGGFGGIHQKLLDGLAKKAQQ; translated from the coding sequence ATGCGCATTCATATTTTGGGTATTTGCGGCACCTTCATGGGCGGCCTGGCAATGCTGGCCCGCTCATTGGGTCACGAAGTCACGGGTTCGGATGCCAATGTGTATCCCCCGATGAGCACGCTGCTTGAAAAGCAAGGTATTGATTTAATTCAAGGTTATGACGCAAGTCAGCTCGACTCTCAGCCGGATCTGGTGATCATCGGCAACGCCATGACGCGCGGTAATCCGTGTGTTGAAGCGGTGCTGGAGAAAAACATTCCGTACATGTCTGGCCCACAGTGGCTGCATGATTTCGTGCTGCGCGACCGCTGGGTCGTGGCGATTGCCGGTACGCACGGTAAAACCACCACCGCGGGCATGGCGACCTGGATCCTCGAAGCATGCGGCTACAAGCCGGGCTTTGTGATAGGCGGCCTGCCGGGTAACTTTGATGTTTCCGCACGTCTGGGCGACAGCCCATTCTTCGTGATTGAAGCTGATGAATACGACTGCGCCTTCTTTGATAAGCGCTCCAAATTCGTTCATTACTGCCCGCGCACGCTGGTCCTCAACAACCTTGAGTTCGATCACGCGGACATTTTCGACGATCTGAAAGCTATTCAGAAACAGTTCCACCACCTGGTGCGTATTGTGCCGGGGCAAGGCCGCATTATCCTGCCAGAGAACGACGCTAACCTGAAACAGGTGATGGCGATGGGCTGCTGGAGCGAGCAGGAGCTGGTCGGCGAGCAGGGCCACTGGCAGGCGAAGAAACTCAATACCGACGCCTCCGAGTGGGAAGTGCTGCTCGACGGCGAAAAAGTCGGTGAAGTGAAGTGGGGCCTGGTCGGCGAGCACAACATGCACAATGGCCTGATGGCGATTGCTGCCGCGCGTCACGTGGGCGTGCTTCCAGCCGACGCCGCTAATGCGCTGGGTGGCTTTATCAACGCTCGTCGTCGCCTTGAGCTACGCGGTGAAGCCAACGGCGTCTGCGTGTATGACGATTTCGCGCATCACCCAACGGCTATCCTCGCCACGCTGCAGGCGCTGCGCGGTAAAGTCGGCGGCACCGCGAAAATCATCGCCGTGCTGGAGCCTCGCTCTAACACCATGAAAATGGGCGTCTGCAAAGATGATTTAGCACCGTCTTTAGGCCGTGCTGATGAAGTGTTCCTGCTGCAACCTCAGCATATTCCGTGGCAGGTTGCGGAAGTGGCGGAAGCCTGCGTGCAGCCCGCCCACTGGAGCGCTGACGTTGACGTGCTGGCGGATATGGTGATTAAAAACGCGGAACCTGGCGACCATATTCTGGTGATGAGCAACGGCGGGTTTGGTGGTATTCATCAAAAACTGCTGGATGGGTTAGCGAAGAAGGCGCAGCAGTAA
- the fbp gene encoding class 1 fructose-bisphosphatase, whose protein sequence is MKTLGEFIVEKQHEFSHATGELTALLSAIKLGAKIIHRDINKAGLVDILGASGAENVQGEVQQKLDLFANEKLKAALRARDIVAGIASEEEDEIVVFDGCEHAKYVVLMDPLDGSSNIDVNVSVGTIFSIYRRVTPVGTPVTEEDFLQPGNRQVAAGYVVYGSSTMLVYTTGCGVHAFTYDPSLGVFCLSQERMRFPERGNTYSINEGNYIKFPNGVKKYIKFCQEEDTNTQRPYTSRYIGSLVADFHRNLLKGGIYLYPSTASHPDGKLRLLYECNPMAFLAEQAGGKASDGKERILDIQPETLHQRRSFFVGNNHMVEDVERLIREYPDA, encoded by the coding sequence ATGAAAACGTTAGGTGAATTTATTGTCGAAAAGCAGCATGAGTTCTCTCATGCTACCGGTGAGCTTACTGCTTTGCTGTCGGCAATAAAGTTAGGTGCCAAGATCATCCACCGCGATATCAATAAGGCCGGTCTGGTCGATATCCTGGGTGCCAGCGGCGCAGAAAACGTACAGGGAGAAGTACAGCAAAAGCTCGATCTCTTCGCGAACGAGAAACTGAAAGCCGCATTACGAGCACGTGACATCGTCGCCGGTATCGCCTCTGAAGAAGAAGACGAAATCGTCGTCTTTGACGGCTGCGAGCATGCGAAATACGTGGTCTTGATGGATCCGCTGGATGGCTCATCTAATATCGACGTTAACGTTTCAGTCGGAACAATTTTCTCTATCTACCGCCGCGTAACCCCAGTAGGTACGCCGGTCACCGAGGAAGATTTCCTCCAGCCGGGTAATCGCCAGGTTGCTGCCGGTTATGTGGTTTACGGCTCTTCAACCATGCTGGTGTACACCACCGGTTGTGGCGTACATGCCTTTACCTACGACCCTTCGCTGGGTGTGTTCTGCTTAAGCCAGGAGCGTATGCGCTTCCCGGAACGCGGCAACACCTATTCCATCAACGAAGGTAACTACATCAAATTCCCGAACGGGGTGAAGAAGTACATCAAGTTCTGTCAGGAAGAAGATACCAACACGCAGCGCCCGTACACCTCGCGCTACATTGGTTCTCTGGTGGCGGATTTCCACCGCAACCTGTTGAAGGGCGGGATTTATTTGTACCCAAGCACGGCAAGCCACCCGGATGGGAAGCTGCGTTTACTGTACGAGTGCAACCCGATGGCGTTCCTCGCGGAACAGGCTGGCGGTAAGGCCAGCGATGGGAAAGAGCGTATTCTGGATATTCAGCCGGAAACGCTGCACCAGCGTCGTTCGTTCTTCGTTGGTAACAACCATATGGTTGAAGATGTTGAGCGTTTGATTCGTGAGTATCCGGACGCGTAA
- a CDS encoding methyl-accepting chemotaxis protein: MLKTLSIRTGLLSLLAVMTLLLILVSGIGIYALTQSSTSLQRIDHLQSDQMAQLNEGYTLLLRARNEASQAVRLMEIGMLDDAAKAVKQLNGEVTQAQKIITTVSRSPIDDADGAKLLADVAKNYEVYNAQGIKPMLASLAQQNVDGYYDLLEKTMIPVSRQFDNAIHAFQSWGKSRGQIELAAVHSTKNRVLVLMIIAIALTAGAIALGWLQLQHLLLKPLAAAIGKLEQVAAGDLTHSPLKASSAEIKRLNMAIEGMRESMMNSVMRVRDASSQIDVGSRELTAGNNHLAQRTESTATSLEQTAASMEELTATVKQNADNADQAHKLAKDVSDTADRGSEMVCYVIEKMQDIAGSANRIADILGVIDGIAFQTNILALNASVEAARAGEQGRGFAVVAGEVRNLASRSADAAKEIRQLISASQTHVNEGSDLAQQAGETMDEIASEVMRMTKLMREIASASQEQSRGIEQVNIAVSQMDETAQQNAALVQQSSAATRSLEEQSQALASAMASFRLQVS; encoded by the coding sequence ATGCTAAAAACGCTTTCTATCCGTACCGGCCTGCTTTCTTTGCTCGCCGTGATGACCCTGTTGCTGATTCTGGTCAGCGGCATCGGCATTTACGCTCTCACCCAAAGCTCTACGTCATTACAGCGTATTGACCATCTGCAAAGTGACCAAATGGCCCAGCTCAACGAAGGCTATACGCTGCTGCTGCGCGCCCGAAATGAAGCGAGCCAAGCGGTGCGGCTGATGGAAATCGGTATGCTGGACGATGCGGCAAAAGCGGTTAAACAACTCAATGGGGAAGTGACGCAGGCGCAAAAAATTATTACCACCGTCAGCCGATCGCCGATAGACGATGCTGATGGGGCGAAGCTGTTGGCGGACGTGGCAAAAAACTACGAGGTCTACAATGCGCAGGGGATCAAACCCATGCTGGCATCGCTGGCGCAGCAAAACGTCGACGGCTATTACGATCTTCTGGAAAAGACCATGATCCCCGTTTCCCGTCAATTTGATAACGCCATTCATGCGTTCCAGAGTTGGGGAAAATCCCGCGGCCAGATTGAACTCGCAGCGGTACACAGCACCAAAAATCGTGTGCTTGTGCTGATGATTATCGCGATTGCCCTGACCGCCGGGGCCATCGCACTGGGCTGGCTACAGTTGCAGCATCTGTTGCTGAAACCTCTGGCGGCAGCGATTGGTAAACTTGAACAGGTGGCCGCCGGTGACTTAACCCATTCGCCGCTTAAGGCCAGCAGCGCGGAAATTAAGCGTCTGAACATGGCTATTGAAGGTATGCGTGAGTCGATGATGAATTCGGTGATGCGCGTGCGCGATGCTAGTTCGCAGATTGATGTTGGCAGCCGTGAACTGACTGCTGGCAATAACCATCTGGCGCAGCGTACCGAGTCAACGGCCACGTCGCTTGAGCAAACCGCTGCCAGCATGGAAGAACTGACCGCTACCGTGAAGCAGAACGCCGACAACGCCGATCAGGCGCATAAGTTGGCGAAAGATGTCTCCGACACCGCCGACCGTGGGAGCGAAATGGTCTGCTACGTGATTGAAAAAATGCAGGATATTGCCGGTAGCGCCAACCGCATCGCCGATATTCTTGGCGTGATTGACGGCATTGCCTTCCAGACCAACATCCTGGCGCTGAATGCCTCGGTAGAAGCGGCACGTGCGGGCGAGCAGGGACGGGGTTTTGCGGTGGTGGCGGGCGAGGTGCGTAATCTAGCCAGCCGCAGCGCCGACGCGGCAAAAGAGATCCGCCAGCTGATTTCCGCCTCGCAAACGCATGTTAATGAAGGCAGTGACCTGGCGCAGCAAGCGGGTGAAACCATGGATGAGATTGCCAGCGAAGTGATGCGTATGACCAAATTGATGCGTGAGATTGCCAGCGCGTCGCAGGAGCAGAGCCGTGGTATTGAGCAGGTGAATATTGCGGTGAGTCAGATGGATGAAACTGCGCAGCAGAATGCGGCGCTGGTACAGCAGTCTTCGGCGGCAACCCGCTCGCTGGAAGAGCAGTCGCAGGCGCTGGCGTCAGCGATGGCGTCGTTCCGGTTGCAGGTGTCGTAA
- the yjfF gene encoding galactofuranose ABC transporter, permease protein YjfF, translating to MIKRNLPLMITLGVFVLGYLYCLTQFPGFASTRVICNILTDNAFLGIVAVGMTFVILSGGIDLSVGSVIAFTGVFLAKAIGFWGLSPLVAFPLVLVMGCAFGAFMGWLIDALKIPAFIITLAGMFFLRGVSYLVSEESIPIDHPVYDTLSGLAWTIPGGGRLSAMGLLMLLVVILGIFLAHRTRFGNQVYAIGGSATSANLMGIPTRSTIVRIYMLSTGLATLAGIVFSIYTQAGYALAGVGVELDAIASVVIGGTLLSGGVGTVLGALFGVGIQGLIQTYINFDGTLSSWWTKIAIGILLFIFIALQRGLTVLWENRQNAAVTRVNVEVTKN from the coding sequence ATGATAAAACGTAATTTGCCGCTGATGATTACGCTGGGCGTGTTTGTCCTCGGCTATCTCTACTGCCTGACCCAGTTTCCCGGCTTCGCCTCCACCCGGGTCATATGCAACATTCTGACCGATAACGCGTTTCTGGGGATCGTCGCGGTGGGGATGACCTTTGTGATCCTCTCCGGCGGGATCGATCTGTCGGTCGGTTCAGTGATCGCGTTTACCGGCGTATTCCTCGCCAAGGCTATCGGCTTCTGGGGATTGTCGCCGCTGGTGGCTTTTCCGCTAGTACTGGTGATGGGCTGCGCCTTTGGGGCCTTTATGGGCTGGCTGATTGATGCGCTGAAGATCCCCGCGTTCATCATTACGCTGGCGGGGATGTTCTTCCTGCGCGGCGTCAGCTATCTGGTGTCTGAAGAGTCGATTCCTATCGATCATCCGGTTTACGACACGCTCTCTGGGCTGGCGTGGACCATCCCCGGCGGCGGGCGCCTAAGCGCCATGGGGCTGCTGATGCTGCTGGTGGTGATCCTGGGGATTTTCCTCGCTCACCGTACTCGCTTTGGCAATCAGGTGTATGCCATCGGCGGTAGCGCGACCTCGGCGAATCTGATGGGTATTCCGACCCGTAGCACCATTGTGCGCATCTATATGTTATCGACCGGGCTGGCGACGCTGGCGGGGATCGTGTTCTCGATTTATACCCAGGCGGGTTACGCATTGGCAGGGGTTGGGGTCGAGCTGGATGCTATCGCATCGGTGGTGATTGGCGGTACGCTGCTCAGTGGGGGCGTCGGTACCGTCCTCGGCGCGCTGTTCGGCGTGGGCATTCAGGGGCTGATTCAGACCTATATCAACTTCGACGGCACGCTAAGCTCCTGGTGGACCAAAATTGCCATCGGCATTCTGCTGTTTATTTTTATCGCCCTTCAGCGTGGTCTGACCGTGCTGTGGGAGAACCGACAGAATGCGGCGGTCACCCGCGTCAACGTCGAAGTAACAAAGAACTAA
- the ytfT gene encoding galactofuranose ABC transporter, ATP-binding protein YtfT produces the protein MMPRSVPQTKPSGRRFRWPPGMPQIAALILVLLVDSLVAPHFFQITLQDGRLFGSPIDILNRAAPVALLAIGMTLVIATGGIDLSVGAVMAIAGATAASMTVAGHSLPIVLLAALGSGVLAGLWNGILVAILKIQPFVATLILMVAGRGVAQLITSGQIVTFDSPALAWLGSGKMLLFPTPVIIALVTLVIFWLVARKTALGMFIEAVGINIRAAKNAGVNTRIVVMLAYVLSGVCAAIAGVIVAADIRGADANNAGLWLELDAILAVVIGGGSLMGGRFNLLLSVVGALIIQGMNTGILLSGFPPELNQVVKAVVVMCVLIVQSSRFIEILKRIRGHDKT, from the coding sequence GTGATGCCCCGATCCGTACCCCAAACAAAGCCATCCGGGCGGCGCTTTCGCTGGCCGCCGGGGATGCCGCAAATTGCGGCCTTAATTCTGGTGTTGCTGGTTGATAGCCTGGTGGCGCCGCATTTCTTCCAGATAACGCTCCAGGATGGCCGCCTGTTCGGCAGCCCTATCGACATCCTTAACCGTGCCGCCCCGGTGGCGTTGCTGGCGATTGGCATGACGCTGGTGATAGCCACCGGCGGCATCGACCTGTCCGTGGGGGCGGTGATGGCGATTGCCGGGGCTACCGCGGCCTCGATGACCGTTGCCGGACACAGCCTGCCGATTGTCCTGCTGGCGGCGCTGGGTTCCGGCGTACTGGCCGGACTGTGGAACGGTATCCTGGTCGCCATTCTCAAAATACAGCCCTTTGTGGCGACGCTTATCCTGATGGTGGCCGGGCGCGGTGTGGCGCAGCTCATCACCTCCGGGCAGATTGTCACCTTCGATTCGCCAGCGCTGGCCTGGCTTGGCAGCGGTAAAATGTTGCTGTTTCCCACGCCGGTGATTATCGCCCTGGTCACCCTCGTTATCTTCTGGCTGGTGGCCCGTAAAACGGCTCTCGGCATGTTTATTGAAGCGGTGGGGATTAACATCCGCGCGGCGAAAAACGCTGGGGTGAATACCCGTATCGTGGTGATGCTGGCGTATGTGTTGAGCGGCGTGTGTGCCGCGATTGCCGGGGTCATCGTCGCGGCGGATATTCGCGGCGCCGACGCCAATAACGCCGGGCTGTGGCTGGAGCTGGATGCCATTCTGGCGGTGGTTATCGGCGGTGGCTCGTTGATGGGCGGGCGCTTTAACCTGCTGCTGTCGGTAGTGGGCGCGCTGATTATTCAGGGCATGAACACCGGGATTTTACTCTCCGGCTTCCCGCCGGAACTGAATCAGGTTGTGAAAGCAGTGGTGGTGATGTGCGTGCTGATCGTCCAGTCATCGCGCTTTATTGAGATTCTGAAAAGGATACGGGGCCATGATAAAACGTAA